From Triticum urartu cultivar G1812 chromosome 2, Tu2.1, whole genome shotgun sequence, a single genomic window includes:
- the LOC125540284 gene encoding eukaryotic initiation factor 4A-III homolog B-like, with protein sequence MAAAAAGSSRRGPMDDDKLTFETSAGVEVVGSFDAMGIREDLLRGIYGYGFEKPSAIQQRAVVPIIAGRDVIAQAQSGTGKTSMVSLSVCQVVDTNIHEVQALILSPTRELATQTERVMQAVGNYMSVSVHACVGGKSIGEDIRKLEAGVHVVSGTPGRVCDMIKRRTLRTRAIKLLVLDEADEMLTRGFKDQIYDVYRYLPPELQVVLISATLPHDILEITSKFMTDPVRILVKRDELTLEGIKQFFVAVEKEEWKFDTLCDLYDTLTITQAVIFCNTKRKVDWLTERMRTNNFTVSAMHGDMPQKERDAIMSEFRSGTTRVLITTDVWAGGLDVQQVSLVINYDLPNNRELYIHRIGRSGRFGRKGVAINFVRKDDIRILRDNEQYYSTQIDEMPMNVADLI encoded by the exons atggcggcggcggcggcgggctcctCCAGGCGCGGGCCGATGGACGACGACAAGCTCACCTTCGAGACCTCGGCGGGGGTGGAGGTCGTGGGAAGCTTCGACGCGATGGGCATCCGCGAGGACCTGCTCCGTGGCATCTACGGCTACGGCTTCGAGAAGCCCTCCGCCATCCAGCAGCGCGCCGTCGTCCCCATCATCGCCGGCCGCGACGTCATCGCCCAGGCCCAGTCCGGCACCGGCAAGACCTCCATGGTCTCCCTCTCCGTCTGCCAGGTCGTCGACACCAACATCCACGA GGTGCAAGCATTGATACTGTCACCAACTAGGGAACTTGCCACGCAAACAGAGAGGGTGATGCAAGCTGTTGGGAACTACATGAGTGTCTCTGTGCATGCCTGTGTCGGTGGCAAAAGTATCGGCGAGGATATTAGGAAGCTTGAGGCTGGAGTGCATGTTGTTTCAGGAACCCCGGGCAGAGTATGTGATATGATCAAGAGAAGGACCTTGCGCACAAGAGCCATCAAGCTCCTAGTCCTG GATGAAGCCGATGAGATGTTGACCAGAGGTTTTAAGGATCAGATCTATGATGTCTACAGATACCTCCCCCCAGAACTTCAG GTTGTCTTGATCTCTGCAACTCTGCCCCATGACATCTTGGAGATAACTAGCAAGTTCATGACTGATCCAGTCAGGATCCTTGTAAAGCGTGATGAGTTGACCCTAGAG GGCATCAAACAATTCTTTGTTGCTGTTGAGAAGGAGGAATGGAAGTTTGATACGCTGTGCGATCTTTATGATACACTGACCATCACCCAGGCTGTCATTTTCTGCAATACCAAGAGAAAG GTGGATTGGCTTACTGAAAGGATGCGCACCAACAACTTTACCGTATCAGCTATGCATGGTGACATGCCTCAAAAGGAAAGGGATGCGATTATGAGTGAGTTCAGGAGTGGCACGACCCGTGTTCTGATCACAACAGATGTTTGGGCTGGAGGGCTGGATGTTCAGCAG GTCTCTCTTGTCATTAATTATGATCTCCCGAATAATCGTGAGCTTTACATCCATCGCATCGGTCGCTCTGGGCGTTTTGGGCGCAAG GGTGTGGCGATCAACTTTGTGCGCAAGGACGACATCCGCATCCTGAGGGACAATGAGCAGTACTACAGCACGCAGATCGACGAGATGCCGATGAATGTCGCCGATCTGATCTGA